The following are encoded together in the Pseudomonadota bacterium genome:
- the def gene encoding peptide deformylase, producing the protein MLQLKYIPDPVLRTPAGAVSTFGAGLHTFLDNMYETMLDANGLGLAAPQVGRSEQIAIIDISLDCIQTPFVTSLSKQSPEAHLHRGRLELINPEIIERSARIVSSEEGCLSIPDYRDTIKRHEGVTVQAQDRLGRLYKVAAIELLAFALQHEIDHLHGTLFVDHLSRLKKVLFRKWCAKKNVELEA; encoded by the coding sequence ATGTTGCAGCTCAAATACATACCGGACCCGGTCCTGCGCACGCCCGCTGGCGCTGTCAGCACATTTGGAGCTGGGCTCCATACCTTTCTCGACAATATGTATGAGACCATGCTCGATGCCAACGGTCTTGGACTGGCGGCTCCTCAGGTTGGACGCTCAGAGCAGATCGCAATTATTGATATTTCGCTCGACTGTATACAGACACCTTTCGTCACCTCTCTTAGCAAGCAATCGCCCGAGGCGCATCTGCATAGGGGCCGACTTGAACTGATTAATCCAGAAATTATCGAGAGATCTGCGCGCATAGTTTCCTCCGAAGAGGGCTGTCTTAGTATCCCCGATTACCGTGACACCATCAAACGACATGAAGGTGTCACCGTACAAGCACAAGATCGACTTGGTCGTCTCTATAAGGTGGCGGCCATTGAGCTGCTAGCCTTTGCCCTGCAGCATGAGATCGATCACCTGCACGGCACCCTCTTCGTCGATCATCTAAGTAGATTAAAGAAAGTTCTATTTCGGAAGTGGTGCGCAAAAAAAAATGTGGAGCTGGAGGCTTAA